Proteins found in one Candidatus Nomurabacteria bacterium genomic segment:
- a CDS encoding mechanosensitive ion channel family protein translates to MDITLNSIIKELIYLAVAFIIALIVRRVIHIFIEQYFARLYKSAQHRGRSINKKRLNTLARAFKSLAAVSVWIIFIFVLLGHFNVNTAALLTGAGAVGIFFSIAGKDIIMDLYVGFMALVEDQYRVGDVITIDQDHSGTVQEITLRTIKLRDIDGNIHIVPHSLARSIINKTYDYSVVNVELGVAYDADMDAIKDIVNKTGEQIASEEDWKQIFIEPVQYQTMLRFDESQQTFRAQGKVKPGKQWAAASEFRMRIKDAFDDNGIEIPFPQRVVRTVTESAPKKIVKSKSKK, encoded by the coding sequence ATGGACATAACACTAAACAGTATTATCAAAGAGTTAATTTACCTAGCGGTAGCTTTCATTATTGCCCTGATTGTTCGGCGTGTCATACATATTTTTATAGAACAATATTTTGCACGCTTGTATAAATCTGCCCAACACAGGGGTAGAAGTATAAATAAGAAACGGCTTAATACCCTTGCCCGAGCCTTTAAGAGTTTAGCGGCGGTAAGCGTTTGGATAATATTTATATTTGTACTGCTAGGACACTTTAATGTTAATACTGCCGCATTACTCACTGGTGCTGGTGCTGTTGGTATCTTTTTTAGCATAGCCGGCAAAGATATAATTATGGATTTGTACGTTGGTTTTATGGCACTTGTAGAAGATCAATACCGTGTCGGGGATGTTATTACCATAGATCAAGATCACAGCGGTACGGTTCAGGAAATAACCTTGCGCACCATTAAACTACGTGATATTGATGGCAATATTCATATTGTGCCCCATAGTTTGGCGCGCTCTATTATTAATAAAACCTATGATTATTCTGTTGTGAATGTCGAACTGGGTGTTGCTTATGATGCTGATATGGATGCCATTAAAGATATTGTTAATAAGACAGGTGAACAAATAGCCAGCGAAGAAGATTGGAAGCAAATATTCATAGAGCCAGTGCAGTATCAAACGATGCTTCGTTTTGATGAATCACAACAGACATTTCGGGCACAAGGTAAAGTTAAACCTGGTAAACAGTGGGCTGCAGCCAGCGAATTTAGAATGAGAATTAAAGATGCGTTTGATGACAATGGCATAGAAATACCCTTCCCACAACGAGTTGTACGCACCGTAACAGAATCGGCACCCAAAAAGATAGTAAAAAGCAAATCTAAAAAGTAA
- a CDS encoding TRIC cation channel family protein, with protein MNELVGQFEFPLAYNLLATFLFALTGVILATKRQYDIIGVIILATVAGAGGGLIRDGIFLQQGPPLFLQDNRFLVAILLAVVVGTVFYHLVKKWDGVFFVADALGLGIYGVIGAQMSINAGLGFISAVLVGLISATGGGLLRDILTKKEPVIFFPGQYYAAAALAGVTLFLFLATVLKINAQIAAWVAIGLVFFFRLAAMKFDLSTKPLAAFADVNRTKFLTFYDFVKPKRKSK; from the coding sequence ATGAACGAGCTAGTTGGCCAGTTTGAATTTCCGCTTGCTTATAATTTATTGGCAACATTTTTGTTCGCTTTAACTGGCGTTATACTGGCAACAAAGCGGCAGTACGATATTATTGGTGTGATTATTCTTGCGACTGTCGCCGGGGCTGGTGGTGGCTTAATACGCGATGGTATTTTTTTGCAGCAAGGTCCCCCACTGTTTTTGCAAGATAACCGTTTTTTGGTTGCCATTTTACTGGCAGTAGTTGTTGGTACGGTGTTTTATCATTTGGTGAAAAAGTGGGATGGAGTGTTTTTTGTAGCAGACGCACTTGGGCTTGGTATCTATGGTGTTATAGGAGCGCAGATGAGCATTAATGCTGGGCTTGGGTTTATATCGGCGGTACTTGTAGGGCTAATATCTGCAACAGGCGGTGGTTTACTGCGTGATATTCTTACCAAAAAAGAACCCGTTATCTTCTTCCCGGGTCAGTACTATGCAGCGGCTGCTTTGGCAGGTGTCACACTATTTTTGTTCTTAGCCACAGTATTAAAAATCAATGCCCAAATTGCTGCATGGGTGGCTATAGGGCTTGTGTTCTTTTTTAGATTAGCAGCCATGAAGTTTGATTTAAGCACCAAGCCACTCGCAGCCTTTGCAGATGTCAATAGAACTAAGTTTCTTACATTCTATGACTTTGTAAAACCAAAGCGTAAATCAAAATAA